The Vicinamibacteria bacterium genome contains the following window.
CGAGCACTTTGATCGCTTTGATGATCCCTGTGTCGGGCACGTGCGGGCCCTCGCAGAAGTCGTAGAATTCGCCCAGTCGATAACAAGAGACCACGTCGTCTCCCTTTTCTTCGACGAGCTCCATCTTGAAAGGTTGCCCCATCGACTGGAACCGGGCGACGGCTTCTCTCTTCGGGATCTCCTCTCGCTCGAAGGGGACCTTTCGAGACGCGAGCTCCTTCATCTTGGCTTCGATCTTGTCCAGATCCTCGGGAGTGAACGGCTCGTCGCGGGCAAAGTCGTAGAAGAATCCGCCTTCGATGGGAGGCCCGACTCCGTACTTCGCCTCGGGGAACAACTGCATGACCGCCGCGGCAAGGAGATGGGCGGAGCTGTGTCGAAAAATCTCGAGCGTCTCGTCGTCCGCGGGCGTGAGAATGCGGACTTCCGCGTCGCGATCGATGGCCCGGGAGAGATCGAAGGGCTCCCCGTCGACGAGCGCGGCAACCGCTCGGCGCGCGAGGCCAGGCGACAGCTCCTCGGCGATCTTGCCGGCCGTCACACCGCGGGGGAACGTCCTCGCGGATCCGTCCGGGAGTCTCACTTCGATTCGTTCGCTGCTCATCGACCTCGAAAACAAAAAGGCCCGCGGCGCATGCGCCCGGACCTCCCTTTCGCCAAATGGTAGGCGCGGGCGGATTTGAACCGCCGACTTCTACCGTGTCAAGGTAGCGCTCTCCCCCTGAGCTACGCGCCTGTCTAAACTCAACTTCGACGCAGTCTAGCAGCGGTCCTGTTGGCTGTCAAGACGGCAACCATTTGTTTCATATAAGGATACGCAGAGGAGGAGGGGCAGGACGCCATATCTCGTCTCTTTGACTTGTACGGACTCGAGAGGAGATAATGCCCAGAGCCCAAAGTTTCCAGCTCAGCTCGATGGCCACCAATCCGCGGCGTCCGCCGGCCCCGACAACCGAGTCCAGCTCCGTACCCAACCTTCTCAGCATCCTCAAAGAGGAGGGAATGCTGAGCCCTCAAGAAGAGGAACAGGCGATCCGTTTCATGCGCGTCCAGGACCTCAACGAGGAGGCGGCAATCCGAAGGTTGGGGACGCTGAGCGAGGACGACATCGCCCAAGCCGTGGCGCGGCACGCGGGACTTCCCTACCTCAAGATCAATCCTCTCGACCTCGATCTGGACGTCGTCACCAGCGCGCTACCCGCTCCGTTCGCCCGCAAGCACACCATGTGCGCCGTCTCGAAACACGGAAACACCGTCACCCTCGCCATCGCGAACCCTTTCAACCGCGCGCCCCTTAGAGACCTCCAGCAATTCGGGGGGCTCGAGGTGAAGCTCGTCGTCGCCTCCCGGCGAGACATCGAGCTGGTGAACAAGGGATTCTACGACCTCAAGAGCTCGCTCAAAGCCGCGGAATCGCAGCTGACCGAGGGACGCCTCTCATCCATCGACGTGACCAACCAGGAGTTCCTCTCCGGGCCCGCCGTCGAGATGGATCCCACGATGCAGCCCGTGGTGACCGCGCTCGACAACATGTTGAGCCACGCCTTCGATCAGCGTGCGTCCGACATCCACATGGAGCCCAAGAGGAACATCGCCCTCGTGCGACTGCGCATCGACGGCGTCCTCCACGACGTTCACGTCATTCCCAAAATCGTCTACCAGGCGGTCGTCAGCCGGGTGAAGATGCTGTCAGGACTGAACATCGCGGAGAAACGCCGGCCCCAGGACGGGCGGATCAAGAGAACGGAAGCGGGCAAGGAGATCGAGATCCGGGTCTCCACGATGCCGACGGTATTCGGGGAAAAGGCGGTCTTGCGCATCTTCGATCCCGAGATTCTGCTCAAATCGGTCGAGGAGCTCGGGTTCTCGGCGACCGAGCTTCCGCGTTTCACTTCCTTTCTCGAGCACCGGGAAGGCATCATTCTGGTAACCGGCCCGACGGGAAGCGGAAAGACCACCACGCTCTACTCGGTTCTCAAACATCTCTCCCGACCCGAGGTCAACATCATCACCATCGAAGATCCCGTCGAGCTCGTGTACGACGACTTCAACCAGATACAGATCAAACCGGAAATCAACGTCACGTTCGCCAGCTCCATCAAGACGGTTCTGCGGCAAGACCCCGACATCATCATGGTCGGGGAGATCCGCGACGCCGAGACCGCCGAGATGGCGATCCAGGCAGCGCTGACGGGCCATCTCGTTCTTTCGACGCTCCACACCAACGATGCCCCTTCCGCCGTCACCCGGCTTCTCGACCTCGGCGTCCCTCCCTTCCTCATCACATCCACCTTGATCGGGGTTCTGGCGCAGAGGCTGGTGCGCTCCATTTGCCCCAAATGCGTCGAGGACTGTCGCCCCACCGAGGACGACGCGATGTCGCTCAATGCTCCGTTCGAAAAAATCAAGAACCTCACGTTCCGCCGGGGCAGGGGCTGCATTCATTGCCGGCAGACGGGCTACCACGGCCGGGTGGGCATCTTCGAGATCATGGCGGTGTCGCGGAAGATCCGGAAGCTCGTCGCATCTCAGGCCGCGGCGCCCGAGATCGTGAGAACCGCTCGCGAAGAGGGTATGAAGGCCCTGAGGGAGTCGGCGATTCAGAAGCTCGTCCGGGGTGAGACGACCGTCGCGGAAGTGATCCGCGTCACCAGCCAGTGAGCTACGCGAGCGAAGCTATTCGGCTACCTCGGTGAACGATACGGCCTGGAACCGCATGACCCTCGTCCGGTCGTCGCCCCAGCTCGCCGCGGGCAGACCGGCTTTGATGCAAGTCTCGTCGAGGAACCGAGCTCGGTCCCAGTTTCGCTCCACCGCCACGCGAGGCAGAAGGAGCCCTCGAGCGGAGTCCCGTTCGACGATGAGCCCGTCCCGGCCGATCTCGATCTCATCGGGCCGGCACAAGCGAACCGGCGGGGTGAGCACGGTGATCGTGATGCGCACCAAGGCGAGCTCCTGCTTGTTCATCCGCTCGAAACGCGGATCCTCGGTCGCCGCCGCGACCACCGCTCGGCGGGTGAGCACCGAGAGTGCCTCATCGGAGCGGAGAAATCCGATACAACCGCGAAGCTCTCCATCGCGCTCCAGGGTGG
Protein-coding sequences here:
- a CDS encoding TGS domain-containing protein; its protein translation is MSSERIEVRLPDGSARTFPRGVTAGKIAEELSPGLARRAVAALVDGEPFDLSRAIDRDAEVRILTPADDETLEIFRHSSAHLLAAAVMQLFPEAKYGVGPPIEGGFFYDFARDEPFTPEDLDKIEAKMKELASRKVPFEREEIPKREAVARFQSMGQPFKMELVEEKGDDVVSCYRLGEFYDFCEGPHVPDTGIIKAIKVLGSSAAYWKGDEANAPMQRIYATTFFDEKSLAEHLARLEEAKKRDHR
- a CDS encoding ATPase, T2SS/T4P/T4SS family, yielding MPRAQSFQLSSMATNPRRPPAPTTESSSVPNLLSILKEEGMLSPQEEEQAIRFMRVQDLNEEAAIRRLGTLSEDDIAQAVARHAGLPYLKINPLDLDLDVVTSALPAPFARKHTMCAVSKHGNTVTLAIANPFNRAPLRDLQQFGGLEVKLVVASRRDIELVNKGFYDLKSSLKAAESQLTEGRLSSIDVTNQEFLSGPAVEMDPTMQPVVTALDNMLSHAFDQRASDIHMEPKRNIALVRLRIDGVLHDVHVIPKIVYQAVVSRVKMLSGLNIAEKRRPQDGRIKRTEAGKEIEIRVSTMPTVFGEKAVLRIFDPEILLKSVEELGFSATELPRFTSFLEHREGIILVTGPTGSGKTTTLYSVLKHLSRPEVNIITIEDPVELVYDDFNQIQIKPEINVTFASSIKTVLRQDPDIIMVGEIRDAETAEMAIQAALTGHLVLSTLHTNDAPSAVTRLLDLGVPPFLITSTLIGVLAQRLVRSICPKCVEDCRPTEDDAMSLNAPFEKIKNLTFRRGRGCIHCRQTGYHGRVGIFEIMAVSRKIRKLVASQAAAPEIVRTAREEGMKALRESAIQKLVRGETTVAEVIRVTSQ
- the amrA gene encoding AmmeMemoRadiSam system protein A; translation: MILDPEEGLKLVALARAQLLAHYGIGPFANETQVRAPGPVGGLFATLERDGELRGCIGFLRSDEALSVLTRRAVVAAATEDPRFERMNKQELALVRITITVLTPPVRLCRPDEIEIGRDGLIVERDSARGLLLPRVAVERNWDRARFLDETCIKAGLPAASWGDDRTRVMRFQAVSFTEVAE